Part of the Desulfuromonadaceae bacterium genome, CCCGGTCTTGAAGCGAATGTCGTCAATCGCCGTCAGGTTGTAGGGGTCCATCATCGCGACCCACAACTTGCGGTCTTCACATTTGATCGGGATGACTTCGTATTTGCGGATCAGCTCGACAGAAAGCAGGTTTTGCAGGTTGGGGTCGGGAATGACGTCTTCCAGATTGACAACTTCCACCCCCATCTGGTCGTTAAGCGCGGTACGAATCTGCTCTTCGGTGCACAGGTTGAGACTGACCAGCGTCGCCCCAAGTCGCCCACCGCCGCGCCGCTGTTCTTCAAGGGCTTTTTCAATCGCCGCTTCACTGACAACGCCCGCTTCAACCAGAAATTGACCGAGTTTATGTCGAAAGTTCATAGATCCTCAACGGAAGATGGAAATATCCTCTGAAAGAGTAGCAAGCGGTGCAGCGGTGTCAAATGGTGCGATAGTCTTTGTGTTCGCTGCTGTCGATCACGAAAGGAGAGTGAAAAACGGCGGAGCGCATCAGGCTTTATAGTTCGAGCTGTCCGAGCGTAGCGGCGATCTGCTCAAGCTGGCCCAACTCCACCACAGTAAAATCTGCGCCCGCCTCATCCGGCGTTCTCCCCTTGCGACTGATTTGAATCACCCAGCGTACGGAATTGTCCCAGCTGGCCGGGGCACTGATAATTTTCTGGATCGGGAGGCGGTGCTCCGGGTCGTCCGGGGTACGTTCCATCATGTGCAGGTGATTGGTGTCGGCGAAGGTATTATCGATCCGTGGCTGGCGATCCTTGATCGTCAACGCCACCAATGAAGTGACGAACGATTTGAGCGGAAAGTTGACCATGCTGCCACGGCGTGAAGGTGGCCAGCTCAGTGACGCATGGCGCCCGGCGGGATCAATCTTGAATAAACCGACCTCATGGGAACGGACCCCGAAAAAAGCGGCAATCTCCCGCGCAATCATCTCCAGACGACGTTCTCTTGCGGTGACGCTGTAGATTTTCAACAAATGCTGACAAAATGCGTCGATATTCATCATGTCCTCGTTCAGGGGGCAGGGCGTTCCGGTCGTTTGTGCCGGGGCTAAACCCGTCACGATTCACTATCAGGTCAGCCGCTTTCAAGCACATCCAGCTCTGGCTAGTCAAACTGCGACGGCGAGTGATGATTGCCGATAATCTCCCGCACCACAGAAATCTTCTCGTGCGGAAAAGCCATTGCGTGCAGGATTTTTTCGGCCTCGTCAGGGCCGTACTTTTCCTGTAACTTGCCGGTATTGTAGCCATGCGCCGCTTCGGCCGGCTTGATGCCAACAGCGTGCAACAGTGCCGCAGCAATGATGATATCGCGGTCAATACTGATCCACTCGCAAAAAAGAATGAGATGGCTAAGCAAAAATTTCGTCCTCCAAGGCTTGGTGGTTTTTCAGGGGCGAAGGCCTACATCAGGTAGGTCGAGGTCCTGAAAAATCAGCGTAACGACGGAGGGCGGACTTTTTGCGACGCCATCAATATTCGTTTGTTCACGACATAGATTCAGGCTGTGATGCAGCACCAGCAGCGCGTGTTCGATGCGCCGGGCGTCGGTACCGAAAAAATCGACCAAACGGCAGGGCAACTGACCGATCAGGTGTTCTATAAAGTCCGTCGTGTTGGAGGATTAAGCCACTGTTTTATTGATAACAGAGGGCTGTTCCGGGTGCAAGCAAGAAACGGGCGGGTTGGAACCGGTTGGGTCAATTATCATCCCAGCTTTTTCACAAACTCGGACTTCAACTTCATCGCTCCGATCCCGTCAATCTTGCAATCAATGTCATGATCACCACCGACCAGACGGATGTTTTTAACCTTGGTGCCGACCTTCACCACCAGCGACGAACCTTTGACTTTCAGATCCTTGATCACGGTGATCGTGTCGCCATTCGCCAGGACATTGCCGTTGGCATCCCTGCTAACGTCGGCATCGACAGAACCGGTCACAGCGTCAGCCAGCGCCCATTCATAAGCACATTCCGGACAAACGTACAGCGCCCCGTCTGCGTAAGTATATTCAGATCCACATTCCGGACAATTCGGCAACGAACTCATGTATTACTCCCGTTGGTGTGTACAAAGCAAACCCTCACAGAATTGTCTGTAGGGCGTCCATGGTGTTAATTTACTTCCACTATTGCGGCATGCAAGGACATCATCCTGCTCGCCAGTTTCGGATCATCCTGCCTTCGATCCGACAGGCGGCGCACGGCTGAACTGATGCTCCCGATATCCCGGTTCACCCGCCTGGCCACATCGGAAAGTGTCACGCAGCCCGATTCACGGGCCAACCAGCCCGCCACCGCGCGCGCTTCTGAAGCAATCCGCTGCTGTGCCCTTGTGCTCAACATGGGCACGTCGAGATGATAGGCGAGGCACACCTGGTCGATAATGTGTTGCGCTGTTATGTGACGCGCCATCCCCCTGAGCCGGACAGGCATTTGTTTATAAAATTGTCGTCGCCGAGAAGCCGTGAATCGGCACCGGCACCGTGAAACTCGGGACGGTGTGCTTCCCCTGCCCCGTCAAACACAAACGCCGTGTAGGCCGCTCGCGACCTGGCAACATTTTTCCCAACTGGACAAGCACCTAATCGGTGGTCAACCACGGAAGTATTTCCCTCCCAAGGTAAGCGCGGTGACTGCTCCGGGGGTATTCTTCCGGGCTTGTGACCATCCCGGCTCGCACCGGATTGAGATGAAGGTAGCGAACCAGTTCGAGCAGATAGTTGTCACCATCCACCAGCACGGCCTTGTAGCGTCCCTGAAAAAGATGGCCGGTCCGTTTCTCCCGCCAATTGATCCAGCGGGCATAACGGAAGGAGAGATTCTGCATGCAGCGCGAGAGAGGAATGGCACCGACTTGCAAGGCAAGGTGGATGTGGTTGGACATAAGACAAAAGGCGTGAAACCGGTAGCCAAACCGACAGATTCCTTCCTGAAGCAGCAGATAAAAACAATAGCGGTCAGCGTCGAGTAGAAACACGTCCTGCCCGCCGTTACCCCTGAGAATTACGTGATACCTACATCCTGCAATCGTTTAAAAATAGTGGAGATTAAATAAAGAAAAGGTAATATTCCCTTGGAGTTAGATGCCAATCAAGCCATCAGGGATGGATCACCTTTCCCATGCAAACATTATCACAGAAAACATCGACAAGGAAACCAGAAATCAAGGGAGAGGCTACGGCAAAAGGAATGACGGTCGACACAGGCCTTATTCCTGTGCTGAAGTTTATGGACGCCCTCCAACTTGAAAAAATGATTTCCACCATGGTGTCAACTCCTGAACGTGCCGCCAACGCAGCGTACCGTTTTTCCGATGCCGTACAGATGACTTTTTGTGCTCAGATCGCCGGGGCAACAGCTTTAGAGTATGTCCCGAAAATATGCGGCGACGCGGTTGTCCTTCGCTGCGCAGGGTGGGAGAAGGGGCCTCATGCGACGACTCTTGGTCGTATCATCAAGGATGTCCGTGAGCGCAACATCTGCGAGTTGGAATCATTGGTCCCCAAGCTGCGTCACAAGGGTTGGAATCGCATGCTGCGTAGCAATCGTAAACTAACCTGCGCCCTGACCGACATGATCATCGATATGGATTCAACGGTGCAGGGCGTCTGTGGTCGGCAAGAGGGGGCCAAGAAAGGATACAATCCTCACAAAAAAGGGCAGTTGGCTTATCACCCCCTGCTGGCGTT contains:
- a CDS encoding alkylphosphonate utilization protein, giving the protein MSSLPNCPECGSEYTYADGALYVCPECAYEWALADAVTGSVDADVSRDANGNVLANGDTITVIKDLKVKGSSLVVKVGTKVKNIRLVGGDHDIDCKIDGIGAMKLKSEFVKKLG